From one Chryseobacterium sp. 3008163 genomic stretch:
- a CDS encoding TonB-dependent receptor domain-containing protein: MNQTEIISMITKKTLGLTFVLSAAAFAFGQEKVGVTGTIVDKSNQPVPYASVTFSNKANKLFSDATLTDEKGQYKLELTPGNYDISVEAIDFKKSVINKQIAAAGNIGALSIEAEGSATNLKTQDIQGVTITVATKPYKVELDKRTYDPSQDIVSKGGNLQDVLSNVPSVSVDTDGTVSMRGSSNVRFLINGKPSALLGIDDGANALQSIPADQIERIEVITNPSSKFEASGTAGILNIILKKSKKTGFNGSVIGTLGYLPQTNLNTNLSWRKGSLTWFLNGGGGYRESKNTNKTDNYFTNVTNIGGTLQSNQENISDSKNNNYNASTGIVYDVSDKTSINLSGTVRTFDSENTGNVTYSNQLFNAANTFRNRKTNSFNNNLAFQGDIGLDHKFDDKGQNIALSLSLQSNRSYNDTDINETNNGNFELQNIINQTTKNKTLIGKADYELPIGENSKIEAGYRIDINQNDYDNDVRESTANAPALNFLGTYTYEARYKEMFNAGYLQFKSKVGKLSYQLGVRNEYSNVDIDYTNLNPADEDIRSRKSYNNLFPSVYLSYELAKDSQFLLNYTRRIDRPRSFFLIPNPNYNDNQNIFDGNIDLNPSYVDSYEFGYSISKKKFTINPTLYYRHQTDDTKMLVYNEKETFINSLGQPEDRIVFHTQPINLGSDDRFGLDLNFNWDATSWLKFLGNVDLFGYKTKGSVLYNTLDSKGNPIVATADFNGSGFSTRARLTSTFKIDKTFSFQLQGFYRGAQKTAYQDRKDMYALSLGASKTIWNGNGTLSFNVQDIFNTRAMRSTTYGENFTRESYMQWQPRQFALSLTYRFKQGEKIEQPKRKKDVNSNATGDEQQGPM, encoded by the coding sequence ATGAATCAGACGGAAATAATCAGCATGATTACGAAGAAAACCTTGGGGTTGACTTTTGTATTATCTGCAGCGGCTTTTGCCTTCGGACAGGAAAAAGTAGGTGTAACAGGAACTATTGTAGATAAAAGCAATCAGCCGGTGCCTTATGCATCAGTTACATTTAGCAATAAAGCGAATAAACTTTTCAGTGATGCTACACTGACCGACGAAAAAGGTCAATACAAACTTGAATTAACTCCCGGAAATTATGATATTTCTGTTGAGGCAATCGATTTCAAGAAAAGTGTTATCAATAAGCAGATTGCAGCAGCTGGAAACATCGGTGCTTTATCAATTGAAGCTGAAGGATCTGCTACCAATCTTAAAACTCAGGACATTCAAGGCGTAACAATCACAGTTGCTACAAAGCCTTATAAAGTAGAATTAGATAAAAGAACATACGACCCATCTCAGGATATCGTAAGTAAAGGAGGTAACCTTCAGGATGTTTTATCGAATGTACCTTCAGTTTCTGTGGATACAGACGGAACGGTATCGATGAGAGGAAGTTCAAACGTAAGATTCTTAATCAACGGAAAACCTTCAGCTCTTCTTGGAATTGACGATGGTGCCAACGCTTTGCAAAGTATTCCTGCAGATCAGATTGAGAGAATTGAGGTAATCACCAACCCTTCTTCAAAATTTGAAGCAAGCGGAACGGCTGGTATTTTAAATATCATTTTAAAGAAATCTAAGAAAACAGGTTTCAATGGTAGTGTTATCGGAACTTTAGGATATTTACCTCAAACAAATTTAAACACTAACTTAAGCTGGAGAAAAGGAAGCCTTACGTGGTTTTTGAATGGCGGCGGTGGTTATCGTGAATCTAAGAATACGAATAAAACTGATAACTATTTTACTAATGTAACCAACATCGGTGGCACTTTACAAAGTAATCAGGAAAACATCAGCGACAGCAAAAATAACAATTATAATGCCTCCACAGGAATTGTTTACGATGTATCTGATAAAACTTCAATCAACTTATCAGGAACTGTAAGAACATTTGACAGCGAAAATACAGGTAACGTAACGTACAGCAACCAACTATTTAACGCTGCCAATACTTTTAGAAATAGAAAAACTAACAGTTTTAATAACAACCTTGCATTTCAGGGTGATATAGGATTAGATCACAAGTTTGATGATAAGGGTCAGAACATTGCTTTATCATTGAGTTTACAAAGTAACAGATCTTACAATGATACTGATATTAATGAAACGAATAATGGCAATTTTGAATTGCAAAATATCATTAATCAAACCACGAAGAACAAAACACTAATTGGTAAGGCAGATTATGAGCTTCCAATCGGAGAAAATTCTAAGATTGAAGCAGGTTACAGAATCGACATTAATCAAAATGATTATGATAATGATGTAAGAGAAAGCACTGCAAATGCACCAGCATTGAATTTCTTAGGAACATACACTTACGAAGCTAGATACAAAGAAATGTTTAATGCAGGATACTTACAATTCAAAAGTAAAGTCGGCAAGTTAAGTTATCAGTTGGGGGTAAGAAATGAATATTCTAATGTAGATATCGATTATACCAACTTGAATCCCGCAGATGAAGATATCAGAAGCAGAAAAAGTTATAATAATCTTTTCCCAAGTGTTTATCTTAGCTATGAATTAGCTAAAGACAGCCAGTTTTTATTAAACTATACAAGAAGAATAGATAGACCAAGATCTTTCTTTTTGATACCTAATCCTAACTACAACGATAACCAAAATATCTTCGACGGAAATATTGATCTAAATCCTTCTTATGTTGATTCATACGAATTTGGTTACAGTATTTCTAAAAAGAAATTTACTATTAACCCAACGCTTTACTACAGACATCAGACTGACGATACAAAAATGTTGGTGTATAACGAAAAGGAAACATTTATCAATAGCCTTGGTCAGCCGGAAGACAGAATTGTTTTCCATACACAACCTATTAACTTAGGATCTGATGATCGTTTTGGTTTAGATTTAAACTTTAACTGGGACGCAACAAGCTGGTTGAAGTTTTTAGGTAACGTTGATTTATTTGGGTACAAAACAAAAGGCAGCGTACTTTACAACACATTAGATAGCAAAGGAAACCCAATTGTAGCAACGGCAGACTTTAATGGTAGCGGTTTTTCTACAAGAGCGAGATTGACTTCAACATTTAAAATTGACAAAACATTCAGCTTCCAATTACAAGGTTTTTACAGAGGAGCACAGAAAACTGCTTACCAGGATAGAAAAGATATGTATGCGTTGAGTTTAGGAGCTTCAAAAACGATTTGGAATGGTAACGGAACATTATCATTCAATGTGCAAGATATTTTCAATACCAGAGCAATGAGATCTACCACTTATGGTGAGAACTTTACGAGAGAATCTTACATGCAATGGCAGCCAAGACAGTTTGCGCTTTCACTGACGTACAGATTCAAGCAAGGTGAAAAAATCGAGCAACCGAAGAGAAAGAAAGATGTAAATTCTAATGCCACAGGAGACGAACAACAAGGTCCGATGTAA
- a CDS encoding adenylyltransferase/cytidyltransferase family protein yields the protein MKTERIGITFSSFDLLHAGHIKMLEEAKTVCDYLIVGLQIDPSHDRPTKNKPTQTIVERYIQLKAVNAVNEIIPYYTEEDLEDILKSFVIDVRIIGDDYMDRDFTGKKYCEEKGIEIFYNKRDHRFSSSDLRKRIYEAEMSKLLK from the coding sequence ATGAAGACCGAAAGAATAGGAATTACATTTTCCTCATTTGATTTATTACATGCAGGACACATCAAAATGTTGGAGGAAGCAAAAACAGTTTGTGATTATCTGATTGTAGGATTGCAGATTGATCCTTCTCACGACAGACCTACAAAAAATAAGCCCACTCAGACTATTGTTGAAAGATATATTCAGTTAAAAGCTGTCAATGCTGTGAACGAAATAATTCCTTACTATACAGAAGAAGATTTGGAAGATATTTTGAAGTCTTTTGTGATCGACGTGAGAATTATCGGAGATGATTATATGGACAGAGATTTCACCGGAAAAAAATATTGCGAAGAAAAAGGTATTGAGATTTTTTATAATAAAAGAGATCACCGCTTTTCATCAAGCGATTTAAGAAAAAGAATCTACGAAGCTGAAATGTCAAAATTATTAAAATAA
- the galE gene encoding UDP-glucose 4-epimerase GalE, translating to MAILVTGGLGYIGSHTVVELINNNFEVVIVDDLSNSEKFILNNIEEITGKRPLFYPFDLKRKELLHQVFDAHNIEGCINFAAFKAVGESQQKPIDYYENNLFSLINVLQEFKERKISNFIFSSSCTVYGQADEMPIDENTPLKMPESVYGKTKQMGEEILKDFATAYKSKICLLRYFNPIGAHPSSLLGELPIGVPNNLVPYVMQTAAGIREKLSVWGNDYPTKDGTAVRDYIYVVDLAKAHVAALKSLMNNNSEETVIDIYNLGTGKGSSVLEVVQAFESANEVAVPYQICDRREGDITIAYANVDKAEKELNWKSETSLEEALKTVWDWQKYLESRKN from the coding sequence ATGGCAATACTTGTAACAGGCGGACTTGGATACATCGGTTCCCACACCGTGGTAGAACTGATCAATAATAACTTTGAAGTGGTTATTGTTGATGATTTATCCAATTCGGAAAAATTTATTTTAAATAATATTGAGGAAATTACAGGTAAACGACCTTTATTTTATCCTTTCGATTTGAAGAGAAAAGAACTTTTGCATCAGGTTTTTGACGCACACAATATCGAAGGTTGTATCAACTTTGCAGCTTTCAAAGCAGTAGGAGAGAGCCAGCAAAAGCCCATTGATTATTATGAAAATAATTTGTTTTCTTTAATCAATGTTCTTCAGGAATTTAAAGAAAGAAAAATCTCAAACTTTATTTTCAGTTCATCTTGTACAGTTTACGGACAGGCTGATGAAATGCCAATCGATGAAAATACTCCGCTGAAAATGCCGGAAAGCGTTTATGGTAAAACAAAACAGATGGGAGAAGAAATCTTAAAAGATTTTGCTACGGCTTACAAAAGTAAAATTTGTCTGTTGAGATATTTTAATCCGATTGGAGCGCATCCGTCATCTTTGCTTGGAGAATTACCGATTGGTGTTCCGAATAATCTTGTGCCTTACGTGATGCAGACTGCTGCAGGAATTCGTGAGAAACTAAGCGTCTGGGGAAATGATTATCCTACAAAAGATGGAACGGCAGTTCGTGATTATATTTATGTTGTAGATTTGGCGAAAGCGCACGTTGCAGCTTTGAAAAGTTTAATGAATAATAATTCAGAAGAAACTGTAATTGATATCTATAATCTGGGAACAGGGAAAGGTTCTTCAGTTTTGGAAGTCGTACAAGCTTTTGAATCTGCAAATGAAGTTGCTGTACCTTATCAAATTTGCGATAGGAGAGAAGGTGACATCACCATCGCTTATGCTAATGTTGATAAAGCAGAAAAAGAACTTAATTGGAAATCTGAAACTTCTTTGGAAGAAGCATTAAAAACGGTATGGGATTGGCAGAAGTATTTAGAGTCTAGAAAAAATTAA
- a CDS encoding DegT/DnrJ/EryC1/StrS family aminotransferase, with protein MKKIQMVDLQSQYYKIKNDVDNAVLNVMDSAAFINGPEVKSFQNELETYLDVKHVIPCANGTDALQIALMALDLQEGDEIITADFTFAATVEVIHLLKLKSVLVDVDYDTFTISTEQIRKAITPKTKAIIPVHIFGQCANMEEILKIAEEHNLFVIEDNAQAIGSQFTFSDGTVRDAGTMSTVGTTSFFPSKNLGCYGDGGAIFTNNDELAYKIRGIVNHGMYERYYHDEVGVNSRLDSLQAAILRKKLPNLDSYNDARRKAADYYDEAFAGNENILTPKRAEYSTHVFHQYTLRILNGKRNELQKFLTEKEVPAMIYYPVALRKQKAYFQESNDADFANTDKLLDQVISLPMHTELDEEQLKYITDAVLEFMK; from the coding sequence ATGAAAAAAATACAGATGGTTGACTTGCAAAGTCAGTATTACAAAATAAAAAATGATGTAGATAATGCGGTTCTTAATGTGATGGATTCTGCTGCGTTCATCAATGGTCCTGAAGTGAAATCTTTCCAAAACGAATTGGAGACTTATCTTGATGTAAAGCACGTAATTCCTTGCGCAAACGGAACTGATGCTTTACAAATTGCTTTAATGGCATTGGATTTACAAGAAGGTGATGAAATAATTACAGCTGATTTTACTTTTGCAGCAACCGTAGAGGTTATTCATTTGCTTAAATTAAAATCTGTTTTGGTAGATGTAGATTATGATACTTTTACAATTTCTACAGAACAAATCAGAAAGGCGATTACTCCAAAAACTAAAGCGATTATACCGGTTCATATTTTCGGACAATGTGCGAATATGGAAGAGATTTTGAAGATTGCTGAAGAACATAATTTATTCGTTATCGAAGATAATGCGCAGGCAATCGGCTCTCAATTTACATTTTCAGACGGAACTGTAAGAGATGCAGGAACGATGTCAACAGTAGGAACTACTTCTTTTTTTCCATCTAAAAACTTAGGTTGTTACGGTGATGGTGGAGCGATTTTTACAAATAATGACGAATTAGCATATAAAATAAGAGGGATTGTAAATCACGGAATGTACGAAAGATATTATCACGATGAGGTTGGTGTAAATTCTAGACTAGATAGCCTCCAGGCAGCAATTTTAAGAAAAAAACTTCCGAATCTTGATTCTTACAATGATGCAAGAAGAAAAGCAGCTGACTATTATGACGAAGCTTTTGCTGGTAACGAAAATATTTTAACCCCAAAAAGAGCTGAATACTCAACACACGTCTTTCATCAATATACTTTAAGAATTCTTAACGGAAAACGTAACGAATTGCAGAAATTTTTAACTGAAAAAGAAGTTCCTGCAATGATTTATTATCCGGTAGCTTTAAGAAAACAAAAAGCTTATTTTCAGGAAAGTAATGATGCAGATTTTGCGAATACAGATAAGCTTTTGGATCAGGTGATTTCTCTTCCGATGCATACAGAATTAGACGAAGAACAGTTGAAGTATATTACGGATGCTGTGTTGGAGTTTATGAAATAA
- a CDS encoding S8/S53 family peptidase produces the protein MKKLLLFCFLTGYGLSNAQTELVFVYFNDKPNKAAFYANPLSELTQKALNRRTALGIALNDQDAPIEQSYIQNLQNLGFTITDYSKWLNGVAVTVNQAQVNLIKAQPFVQSVESFAKNSSLTLKAQHFNKWESFEQNQKTLTTFDYGSGSAQIDQINLRPLHLAGYTGTGVTIAVIDTGFPTVNTGTAFSRLWTNNKIKGGYDFVTKTSNIYESTLNNHGTVVLGAIGGYIQDSFVGSAPDADFYLYRSENATVEVPEEELYWIEAAEEADRKGVDVITTSLGYNIFDDPKYSYTYAQMNGTTSFIARASQIAVSKGIFVLIAMGNSGQQPWHYLMTPADNAQVFSIGSVDSAGLSSGFSSFGPNSSGVIKPDASARGSAATTVNNNSTISVTGTSIATPIAAGGVACLIQAFPAMNRNTMRAQLKQTASLFPSHTDQMGYGILNFGSLYNSVLNTSELVKKEKLVIFPNPVKSILNIATEGDVSSLEIYDNLGRLINKINNQKSMKVEDFAKGVYYLKIQTKDKVYYEKFIKE, from the coding sequence ATGAAAAAACTTTTATTATTTTGTTTTCTAACAGGTTATGGATTGAGTAATGCACAGACCGAACTTGTTTTTGTTTATTTTAATGACAAACCAAATAAGGCAGCATTTTATGCGAATCCTTTGTCAGAGCTCACTCAAAAGGCATTGAATAGAAGAACTGCTTTGGGAATTGCTCTCAATGATCAGGATGCACCTATCGAACAATCATACATTCAAAATCTTCAGAATTTAGGATTTACCATCACAGATTATTCTAAATGGTTGAACGGAGTTGCTGTAACTGTAAACCAGGCTCAGGTTAACTTGATTAAAGCACAGCCTTTTGTACAATCGGTAGAAAGTTTCGCTAAAAACTCTTCTTTGACCTTAAAGGCTCAACACTTTAATAAATGGGAAAGTTTTGAACAAAATCAAAAAACTTTAACAACTTTTGATTACGGATCTGGTTCTGCACAGATTGATCAAATTAATCTGCGACCACTTCACCTCGCCGGATATACAGGAACAGGAGTTACAATTGCGGTGATTGATACAGGTTTTCCTACAGTCAATACCGGTACTGCGTTCTCAAGATTATGGACCAATAATAAGATTAAAGGTGGCTACGATTTTGTCACAAAAACTTCAAATATCTACGAAAGCACATTAAATAACCATGGAACGGTGGTTTTAGGAGCTATTGGCGGATATATTCAGGATAGTTTTGTGGGTTCTGCTCCAGATGCAGATTTTTATTTATATCGAAGCGAAAATGCTACAGTAGAAGTTCCCGAAGAAGAATTATATTGGATTGAAGCTGCTGAAGAAGCCGATAGAAAAGGTGTTGACGTTATAACGACATCTTTAGGTTATAATATTTTTGACGACCCAAAATACAGTTATACGTATGCTCAAATGAACGGAACTACTTCTTTCATTGCGAGAGCAAGTCAAATTGCAGTAAGCAAAGGAATTTTTGTTTTGATCGCTATGGGAAATTCAGGGCAACAACCTTGGCATTACCTAATGACTCCTGCAGATAATGCACAAGTTTTTAGTATTGGTTCAGTAGATTCTGCGGGACTTTCTTCTGGATTTTCATCTTTCGGACCCAATTCTTCAGGAGTTATCAAACCTGATGCGAGTGCGAGAGGATCAGCAGCTACAACGGTGAATAATAATTCTACAATCTCTGTTACAGGAACTTCCATTGCAACACCTATTGCAGCAGGCGGAGTTGCATGTCTGATACAAGCATTTCCTGCAATGAACAGAAATACGATGAGAGCTCAATTAAAACAAACTGCATCACTGTTTCCGAGCCATACTGACCAAATGGGATATGGAATTTTAAATTTTGGAAGTTTGTATAATTCTGTTTTAAACACTTCCGAATTGGTGAAGAAAGAAAAATTGGTCATCTTCCCAAATCCGGTAAAGTCTATTTTAAATATTGCAACTGAAGGTGATGTTTCGTCTCTTGAAATTTATGACAATCTTGGAAGATTGATTAATAAAATTAATAATCAAAAATCAATGAAAGTCGAAGATTTTGCGAAAGGAGTTTATTATTTGAAAATTCAGACGAAAGACAAAGTTTATTACGAGAAATTTATAAAAGAATAA
- a CDS encoding pentapeptide repeat-containing protein has translation MLNTKIIGNKIVKARKETNMSQAQLAELLFISPQAIGKWERGESIPDLITFNRLAEILGVDLNYFSENFQSATSETTSDELSEKQTIELPSEKQEQKPKWNMSLGNWIDADFSGLKNLDEKFGSSNMQRCKFVGSDLSHLILKNNNVDLCDFSKSEIRKSRIQNSNLSNNTFKNGSLNETEFSKSYISGCDFTDTDFTGVILKDGGFEKNIIAESIWNRTSFINTHIADVVFEGKLDDCYFENCKFTKVTFQHSVLNNIFFKNNNLKRVQFIDCQADRITYEFLESGKADISGITLLTQ, from the coding sequence ATGTTAAACACTAAAATCATTGGCAATAAAATTGTCAAGGCACGAAAAGAGACCAATATGTCTCAGGCACAACTTGCAGAACTCTTATTTATCAGTCCTCAGGCAATAGGAAAATGGGAACGCGGAGAATCAATTCCTGATCTTATCACATTCAATCGTCTTGCGGAAATTTTAGGGGTAGATCTTAATTATTTTTCAGAAAACTTTCAGTCTGCAACAAGCGAAACAACATCTGATGAGCTTTCGGAAAAGCAAACTATTGAACTCCCATCCGAAAAGCAGGAACAAAAGCCTAAATGGAATATGTCACTCGGAAATTGGATTGATGCCGACTTTTCCGGATTGAAAAATCTTGATGAAAAGTTTGGCTCCTCAAATATGCAACGTTGTAAATTTGTTGGTTCAGATCTTTCTCATCTTATTCTAAAAAATAATAATGTTGATCTTTGTGATTTTTCAAAATCTGAGATTCGCAAAAGCCGCATTCAGAATTCTAATTTATCTAACAATACATTTAAGAATGGTTCCCTGAATGAAACGGAATTTTCTAAAAGCTACATCTCAGGCTGCGATTTCACGGACACCGATTTTACAGGAGTAATTTTAAAAGATGGCGGTTTCGAGAAAAATATCATTGCTGAATCTATCTGGAACCGTACTTCTTTCATTAATACACATATTGCTGACGTTGTTTTTGAAGGTAAGTTGGATGATTGCTATTTTGAAAATTGTAAATTTACCAAAGTGACATTTCAACATTCGGTACTCAATAACATTTTTTTTAAAAACAATAATCTAAAAAGAGTACAGTTCATCGATTGTCAGGCAGATAGAATAACTTACGAATTCCTAGAAAGTGGGAAAGCAGATATTAGCGGCATCACTTTATTAACTCAATAA